A window of Roseiflexus castenholzii DSM 13941 genomic DNA:
GAGGTACAGGACGACACTGCGCGCAGTCGCTGCGCGGATCGCCGCTTCGCCCCATCCGGTGCATGCCGCTGCGCCATAGCGGTCGTCGGCATAGTTGCCGCCACCGATAATCGGCGAGTCGCCGAGGCGTCCGGGATACTTCCATGCCCATCCGCTGGTGCTGACCGCCGAAGCGATCCGCCCCTGGCGATCCTGCGCAATGAAGTTGACCGTGCCGGTCACACGTTCGGGGTCGCTGGTCAAGGTGGCGCTCCGCCGGAGGAGCGCGGCGACCAGTTCGGGCACACCCTGCCAATCGATCATCGCGCGCCCCTCCAGACCGGCGCGCCAGACCTTCTCGGCGTGCTCCGTCAACAGGTTTTCGCGTTGCATACCAATCTCGGCGGCAAAGCGCGCCGCCCCCTCGCCGACCAGGATGACATGCGGTAGTTCCTCCATCACCCGCCGGGCAACGCTGATGGCGTAACGATACCCCTTGAGCGCCCCGACTGCGCCTGCCCGCAATGTTGTTCCGTCCATAATCGAGGCATCGAGTTCGACCTCGCCGAGCAGATTCGGATACCCGCCGTAGCCGACTGAATGGTCATCGGGGTTGTCCTCCACCAGCCGCGTTGCCATTTCGACGGCATCGAGCGCCGATCCTCCTGCCTGCAAAACGGACCATCCGGCGGCAATGCCCACGCCGCCGTTGCTGCTACCGATAATAATCATGTCGTTCCGCTCGCTTTCTCGTGCGCTGTTTTCTCGAATGCAAGCACCATATAGCGCATCAGGCGCAGGCGGTGCAGCCAGCCAAAGGCAGTAAAGAGTTCCGCCATACCATAGTGATCCGGCAGCAGGTAACGGATCAGTTTCCGCCAGACGGGAAAGGTTGGCAGCAGACCGCGCGTAATATCGTCAATCACGACCGGTTGCAGTCCGATGCGACGCGCCGTGCGCCGGTAGACGCCAAGTGTGTAACTCAAGTCGAACGGTCCAAAACTCGGCTCGATGATTCGCTCGATGGATCCGCCGAGCATCCAGAGAGCGGTGCGCATCAGCCAGGTTGGCACAAAATCGGAGAGCGCCAGGCGTCCGCCAGGGCGCAACACCCGATACGCTTCGCGGAGAAATCGCTCGCGATTGGGAAAGTGAAAACTGCACTCAACCGCCAGCACCGTGTCAAACGACTCATCGGCGTAGGGCAGGCGCATCGCGTCGCCTATCGAAAAATCGACCAGATTGCCGGGGCGGGCACAGGCGATGTAGCGCGCCTGCTCGATCTGCGACGGATCGATGTTCAGTCCCAGCAGCTCGACCTGATCGAAGGATTCATTGAGCAACGCCAGCGTGCCGCCGAGGCCGCAGCCGACATCGAGCACGCGGTGACCGGAGCGCACGTTGCCCGCTCTGATGATCCGCAGGGTCAGCGCATCGGCGGCGCGCACGAAATCGGCAATCGAACCATCGGCGCGCGCCGGTTCTTCCCAGAACCCAAAATGAACATGCCGACCAAAGGCAGTGAGCGCCACCGGATCGGCGGCGCGCCGCCGTTCCAGCACACGTTCAAAGTAGGTCAACCCGACCTGTGACCGATTTCTAGCGATGGTCTTCATAGCGGCGAAACAGGACGACGGCGTTTTGCCCACCGAAGCCGAACGCATTCGCAAGCGCAACCCGCACATTCTGGCGGCGCGCCCGGTCAGGCACATAATCGAGATCGCACGCCGGATCAGGCGTTTCGTAGTTGATCGTCGGCGGAACCATGCCGGTTTCGATGCTCTTAATACACCCGATTGCCGCCAGCGCGCCTGCCGCGCCCGCCGTGTGCCCGATCATCGACTTGATGCCGCTGACCGTCACGCGATACGCATGGTCGCCGAGCGCGCGCTTGATTGCAGCGGTTTCGGCGGCATCATTGAGCGGGGTGCCGGTGCCATGGGCGCTGATATGATCGACATCCTCTGGGCGCAACCCGGCATCGTCGATCGCGCGGTTGATGGCGAGCGCAGCAAACTCACCACCAGGCGCGGGTGCAGTGAGATGATAAGCATCTCCGGTTGCGCCGAAACCGGCAACTTCGGCGTAGATGCGCGCGCCGCGTGCCAGGGCGTGCTCCAACTGTTCGAGCACCAGAATACCACATCCTTCGCCGCCGGCAGTCCCCTTGCGATGGGCGTCGAACGGGCGCACCGCGCGCGCCGGATCGTCGCCGGGAGGCGCAATCGCGCCAATGACGCCAAACGCCATCGCGTTGAGCGCCGTCACCCCAGCGTCGGTCCCGCCGCAGACCGCAACCAGTGCATCACCGCGATGCACCATGCGCGCCGCCTCGCCAATGGCGTAGGTTCCGGTGGCGCACGCGAGCACCGGCGTCGTTGTGGGACCGCGCAGACCGTACTGCATCGCCACCTGACACGATGCCATATTGGAGATGAACGTTGGCATATAAAAGGCATCTACCCGCCGGCGTCCTCGGGTTTCGAATGTGAGCGCCTGCTCCTCGACCTCAGCTGTGCCGCCGAGCGACGTGCCAACATCGACCGCGATCTGCGTCCGGTCGATGGCGTCGAGGTTCAATCCACTATCGCGGAGCGCCTCACCGGCCGCGGCAACTGCGAACTGCGCGAAGCGCGCCATACGCCGCGCCGCCTTTGCGTCCATGTGGTCACGAGGGTCGAAATCGCGCACCTCGGCAGCGATGACATATGGAATAGTGGCAATGTCGTAGCGTGTGGCAAACGAGACGCCGGATCGCCCTTCCAGCAAGGCATTCCAGAATGCGGACACGCCGATTCCGAGGGGCGTCACCGCTCCCATACCGGTCACCACAACGCGGTGTGTCGGTTTCGATTTCATACGGTCGTCATAGAGCGCACACCTGCTGCACGCAGGCGCTCATCGATCCAGGCAAGGTCTTCAGTGCGCATTGCAGGTGGCGGCGGCGGTTGTGTATCATCCAACAGATCGTACCCCGCCAGCGCCAGGCAGGGATTCCGCCGCTTCGCCGACAGCGCGACAAAGCGCGGGCGGATCTGCGGCAAGAGTTTGACGCTGATCTGATGTGCCAGGCGCTCGTGGAACGCTTGAACCAATTCGCCTTCGAGATACGGATCCATTCCTGGAAACGGCGACGGCATACGACTCCTCCTGTACGGAGGGTCATTATAGCACCATGCCTGATGAGAGGTGCGCGATGAGAGTTATGCGCGTCACTGTTGTACGCGGCAAGCGGGTGCGGGAAGTTAGCGCAACGTCGTGGTCCTTCGCGCGCTACGTGGATGCCCTGCCATAGCGCGGGGCGCGTTGTTGCCGCGCCCTGCGCCTCACATACGATTACAATTCAGAGAAAACGATACGTGGCGCCTTATTCCGTCCATGCTCGACATCGTCGAACGCTTCGTTCACCTGATCGAGCGCGCGGGTCTCATAGAGCACGCGCGTCTTCCCGGCAGCATGGAGCGCAAACGTCTCCGCCAGGTCGGCACGGGTGCCGACAATCGAGCCAATCACGTGAATGCCTTTGAGCACGGTCTCAAAAATGGGCAACTGAATGTAATTGTCGGCGGGAAGGGCAACAAACACCAGTCGTCCGCCCCGACTCAATGAATGATACGCCTGCTCAAACGCCTTCGGTGAGACTGCTACGCAGATCGCGGCGTCGGCGCCGCCCCATTTCTTCAGTTCTTCCACCGGATCCTGGGTTTTGGCGTTGATCGTAATATCGGCGCCGAGTTCCCGCGCAGTCTGCAACCGCTCATCGAGCAGGTCGATCGCTGCGACCGTCGCTCCGGCGATCTTCGCGTACTGCAACGCCAGATGTCCCAATCCCCCGACGCCAAAAACGGCGACCAACTCCGAAGGGCGCGCCCCGGAGACTTTGACCGCCTTGTAGGTCGTGACGCCGGCACAAGTGAGCGGCGCAGCATCGAGCGGCGACACGCCCTGAGGAACGATGCCCACGTATTTTGCGAAGGCTTTGGCATACTGAGCATACGCACCATCAAGAAAGTAGCCGGTGTTGAGTTGACGTTCGCAGAGCGTCTCCCAACCAGACGCACAGTATTTACAATCGCCGCACGCATATCCCAGCCAGGGGATCGCGACGCGGTCACCTTCCTTCACATTTGTCACGCCTGGTCCGACGCTTTCGACAATGCCTACGCCTTCATGACCAGGGATAAATGGCAGTTTTGGTTTCACCGGCCAGTCGCCATGCGCAGCGTGAATGTCGGTGTGGCACAAACCAGACGCTTCGATTTTGACCACAATCTCACCGAATCCCGGCTCCGGCTTGGGCAATTCCTCGATGCGCAACGGTTGCTGGAAGTCGTGGACAACAGCGGCCTTCATCGTCGTCATTGGCTTTCCTCCTCGATCTTGCATGCACTTAATAATGACGATCCACGGCTGTTCTCGGACATACAATGTCCGATTTCGCCCTCATAATTGATAAAACTACATAATTGCCCATTTCAAGAAGATGTAACACCACAACAGGACTGAAACTGACCTGATACCAACATGACGCCTCTTTGGTTTCTTTTCAAACGCTAAAGAACAGAGAAGTTAAAAACTGAGGAACGATCCCTTTCAACCTCCATCCAGGCGCGAAGCGCAGGTAAACTGATGATAGGGACGCAAGAACCCTATCGGCACACAGATGCCTTCTCAGTCAATCTTCGTCTGGTGGTGCTGAAGCGAGAACTCGGAGATAGATTGATCACCAGAAGTTGCAAGGGAACTATAGCATATGGTCAAAAAAGAGTCAAGAGTTTTAATCCATCGCAAGGACCCTTTGTGTATGATTGAGGCTCAAAATCGCACGTTCTCGCCAATTCCGATGCATTGCGTTATACCTGATCGCCGGGATGTCTCGCGTGGGCGCCATCGCGCGAGATGCGGCAAGCGAGATGTGATGAACGCCCATGCGGCGATTGTTCGCAAGCCTATGGCTTGCATTGCGCGACAACCACAGCATTGCCCTTGAAAGGCGCCACCCTGGGAAAGAACGGAATCGTGGCGCAGAACAGAGGCGCGAAACCCGGACCCTATTTGCCGGAACACCCCTTTCGCGGTACCATACCCCACAACCGCTGGCCGACGTGAAAGAGCAAGGATGAGCGACACTCTGCAATTGACAGTAGATGACCTTTCAATCGAGTATGGCGCGCGGCGAGTACTGGCGGGCGTGTCGTTCGAGTTGCGCACCGGTGAGACCCTCGTCGTCGCCGGCGCAAATGGGAGCGGCAAAAGTTCGCTCCTGCGCGTGATCTGCGGGTTGCAGCGCCCGGCGCGCGGGACGGTGACGATCCGAATGGACGACGCCGTCTTTCGCCCGGCGGAGGCGCTGCACCTTCTTGGTTGGGTTGCGCCCGATCTGCACCTCTACCGTGAGTTGACCGCGCTGGAGAACCTGGCATTTTTCGCCGCCGTGCGCGGCATTCGTTGCACCCGCGCCGAGCTGGAAGCGTTTCTCGATGAAGTCGGATTGAGCGGACGCGGCGATGATCTGCTGGCGGCGTATTCGTCGGGCATGACGCAGCGACTGCGCTATGCCTATGCGCTGCTGCACCGTCCGCGTCTCCTGGCGCTCGATGAGCCAACGGTCACCTTCGATGCGCGCGGCGTGGCGCTGGTTGAGCAGGTGATCGCCCGGCAGCGCAAACGCGGTATAACGGTCATCGCCACCAACGACCCACGCGAAGAGCGGTTTGGCGATTATATCTTGCGGTTGGGGCAATAGCGCCTCCGATGGGTGACATTCCGGGAAACCGGGAGTCGGGGCGCCATCACGAGACAAGGCGATGGATCCGCATCTTTCATCCCAGGGCGCGGTTGAGCCTGCCGCCGCTACAGCGCCGCCAGAAGCGCCACTGCTGACGGCGGCGTGGGCAGTCTTTCGCAAAGACGTGCGCAGCGAACTGCGGACGCGCTATGCGCTCAATGCCGTTCTGCTGTTTGCTGTCAGCACGGTCGTGGCAATGAGTCTGGGCATGGGACCGCTGACCATCTCGCGCAACGCCGACTTACCAATGATTCACGCCGCTCTGCTGTGGGTCGCCATTCTGTTTGCGGCATTCACCGGTCTGGCGCGCGCATTCGTGCAGGAGGAAGAGGCGCGCACCGCCGCTGCGTTACGCCTCTCTGCCCGCCCAACCGCCGTCTTCCTCGGTAAACTGCTCTTCAACCTGGCATTGCTGCTGCTGCTCGTCGTGGTGACGACCGTATTGTTCATCATTATGCTGCGGGTGCAGGTCGGCAACCCGGGGTTGCTGGCGGCATTGCTGCTGGCCGGCAGCCTGGGGTTGGTGGCGGCCACCACCCTGATCGCGGCAATCATTGCGCGCGCAAGCGTGAAGGGGGCGCTGTTTGCCGTACTGTCGTTCCCGTTGCTGGCGCCGCTGCTGGTGGTCGCCATCCAGGGGAGCGCGAATGCGCTGGCGGGACGCGGATGGGAGAGCGGCATTGGCGCCTTGCAGGTGCTGGCGGGGTATACAATTGCTCTCTTTACTGCTTCACTTTTCCTGTTCAACAGCGTATGGGAACCGTAAAAACATTTGATTTACCTCGGCACATGTAGTATCATTTCAGCAATCAGCATCCGCGCGATGCCTAGAAAGAGCCGCTCCATGAGTGACAGGCTTCGCCTCGATCAGGCTGCCAGGATCCTCCTTGGCGCCTGGATGGCCGGGATCATCATTGCGATGTTCCTGGTCGTGCCGCAGTACGTCGGTCTCGGTGACGCCGGGCGCATTATCATTCTCCACGTTCCCACTGCCTGGGTAACCACTGTTGCCTTCGCGGTTTCTGCGGTGTACAGCATCCGGTATCTCTGGAAGCGCCGCGCAGCGGACGATGCGGGTGCGGTGGCGGCGGCTGAAGCCGGGTTCCTGTTCTGCGCGCTGGCAACCGTTTCGGGCATGTGGTTCGCCAATATCGTCTGGGGCACGCCATGGAACTGGGACCCGCGCGAAACGACCATTCTCATCCTGTTGCTGATCTATGCCGCCTACTTTGCGCTGCGTTCTGCGCTCGATGATGTCGAACGACGGCGGCGGCTTTCAGCCGTGTACAATCTGTTCGCTGCGGTGACTATGCCGTTTCTCCTGTTTGTTGCGCCGCGTATGGCGCAAAGCACGTTGCACCCGAATTGTGCGTTCATCCAGGGGAGCCATTGCGATGGCATCTGGCTGGAATTGAACGGAACGCGCATTGGTCAACTCGGCGATGTGGTGCTGGCGCTCCAGGGGATCGAACAGCGCGGCGATCTCGTCGTGGCGCAGGTGGAAGTGCGCATGCCCGGCTTGCGCGAGGTTGCGCTGCTCGAGCCGTCGTTTGAACTGGCGAGCGGCAAGCCAGCGGATCGCCCTGAGTTCCCCGGCCAGCAGTTCCTCCTGGCGGTCGAAGGCGTCGATCTGGCGAATGGACGGGCGCTGCTCAATATGGAAGCGCCGGGCAGCGGGCTGCTGAGCAATAGCCGTACCTTCTGGACGTTCATGGCGGCGAATATCGGGTTCCTGGGATTGTTTATCTGGCTGTATCGACTCCGCGCCGACGTGCTGCTGTTGCAGGAGCGCCTGGCGCGACGGGAGGTGGCGTATGAACTTCCTGCTTGAGCCGGCGATTGCGATCTACACAGCGCTGGCAGTGGCGCTGACGGTCTGGATCGGCATTTTCATCTTCCTATGGCGGATCGATAGCGCCACTCGCGAATTGCGCCGCCGTCTCGACGAGGAGACGCCAACCGAGCCGCCGGCTGCGCCGCGTGCGACCCTCGAAACGCGCAACGGGCACGCACGCGAGACCGTGTCGATGACCGATGAGAAATGATTTTTGACGATCAGGAGACGATGTATGGCTACTTTCTCCCCTCCTGTGCGCCGCGCTGTCGCCGTCAAGCCGCTGCATCTGCTCGGTGCGGCGGTTATTGCGCTGGCAATAGCGCTGGGCTACTACGGACTCACGGCGTCGTATCGACCATACACAGTCAGTATCGACGAAGCAACGCAGAGTGGGCGCAGTGTGCAACTCGCTGGATACCTCGGTGATATGGGCAGGTACGATGCTGATGGCAACTTTGTCTTTATGTTGCAGGATAGCACGGGCAAGATGATCCCGGTGGTCTACGCCAAACCCAAGCCATCGAACTTCGAGCAGGCTGTCAGCATCGTGGCAATTGGGCACTACGACACGGCGCGCGGGGTTTTCCTCGCCGATGATCTGCTCGTCAAGTGCCCATCGAAGTATCAGGAAATGCAATCGGCTGCACGGTCATAGCCTTGCTGAATGATTGACGGTCCGGCGTTGTTGCGAGCGCGACAGCGCGATATTCCTGCCTGACAGAATCGGCGCTGCGCTCCTCACCACGATGGCGGCGCATGCTTGTTGGGATAAGCGCCGACCGCTAGAATTCGAGGGTGGCATGTATCTGCTTGGAACAACACTGATCATCGCCGGTCTGGCATCCGCCCTACTGGCGACTGCCGGGTATGCGCTGGCGCCGCGCGGCAATCTGGCTGCGCTGACTTTCGGACGGGTCGGCGTGCGCATGACGCTGGTTGCGGTGCTGGCGGTCGTGGCGCTGCTGAACTATCTGTTCGTCGCGCAGCGGTATGATATTGAGTATGTCTATAATTACACCGATCGCGCGCTCGATCCCGCCTTTCGGGTTGCGGCGGTGTGGGCCGGGCAGCCGGGATCGTTCGTGATCTGGGCGCTCTGGGGCGTGATCGCGGCGCAGTTTCTGGTGCGCCGCACGCGCCACTCCGAGCCGTATGTCCTCACCGTGTTCATGGCGATTCAGGCGGCGCTTCTCTTCTATATGCTGATCCGTAACCCGTTCGTGCCCTTTATGCAGAATGGCGTGGCGGTGACGCCGCCGGACGGCAAGGGACTCAACCCGACGCTCCAGAATATGTGGATGCTCATCCACCCGCCGGTGCTGTTCGTCGGCTTTGCGTTGATGGCGGCGCCGTTCGCATTTGCGATGGGAGGATTGTGGCGCCGCGATTACGACGGTTGGGTCCACGACGCGCTGCCCTGGACGCTGGCGGGCTGGGTGTTCCTCGGTCTGGCGCTGCTGCTTGGCGGCTACTGGGCGTATGAGACGCTGGGTTGGGGCGGCTATTGGGGATGGGACCCGGTTGAGAATTCGTCGCTGGTTCCCTGGTTGACTTCCACGGCATTGCTCCACGCGATGCTTGTGCAGCGCACCGGTCATGGCTTACGACGCACCACGTTCGCTCTGGCAATCGCCACCTATATTTTCGTCTTCTACTCGACGTTCCTGACCCGCAGCGGCGTGCTGTCGTCGTTCTCGGTGCATTCGTTCGTTGAGGAGGGGCTGAAAACGGTTCTCTTCGCGTCGCTGGCGATCCTTGCGATTGGCGGCTTCGGCGTCCTGGCGTGGCGCTGGCGCGATATTCCCGGCAAGCCGCTCTCCGATAAATTGCTCTCGCGTGATAGTTTCTTCGTCCTGGGGATCATTGCGTTGCTGGTGATTGCAGCGGTTGTCGGGCTAGGCACGTCGATGCCGCTGATCTCGGCCATCCCCGGCGTTGGGCATCAGTTGCAGTCGATCTTCGCCGGTTCGTTCAGGATTGACGATGGAACGACGTTCAACCCCAACGCGCAGCCGTTCGCCGATGGGCGCTTCGGTCTGGTGGGGGATTTCTATAGCACGACCGTGCCGCCGCTGGGGCTGATCCTGGTTATTCTCCTGATCGTCGGTCCGTTGCTCGGCTGGCGCGACACGAATAAGCGCTCGCTCCTCCGCGCGCTGCGCTTCCCGGCGCTCTTCGCCGTTCTTGTTGCGTGTGTCGGGTTGGTGCTCGGCGCGCGTGATCCGTTGCCGCTCGCGTATGTAACGTTGTGCGCGTTCGCGCTTGGCACGAATGTCCTGATGATCGTCCGCACGCTGCGGAGCGGCTGGCTGCGCATCGGCGGCTACCTGGCGCACGTCGGTTTGATGGTCTTCCTGGTTGGCGCAGTCGCTTCGACCCTGTACGCCACGGAAGAGGTGCGCCTGCTCGTGCCGGAAGGGGAAAGTGTCAGCGCCTTCGGGTATTCGGTGACGTTCAATGGCTGGCGGCAGACGCCGGAAGGGCGCGGTATTCTTGATCTGACCGTAACCCATGGGAACGAAACGTTCCGTGCCACACCACAACTCTATTTCAATCAGACGATGGGCGCCACGATGGCGACCCCTTCAATCCGCAGCGAACTGTTCCGCGATGTCTATATTTCGCCGTCGGAGTATCAACCGCCGTATGACCGCAATATGGCCGATATGAGCGTTGGCGAGTCGGGAACGGTCGGACCGTATGAGTTCACCTTCCTGGCGTTCGATGTGCCGGATGCGCATACCACCGGCAGCGCCGATGTGGGGGCGAAACTGCGCGTCACTTACGAAGGGCAGTCGGTGGAACTGACGCCAAAGGTGCGCCTGGTGACCAGCCCATCGGATCCGGTTGGCAATATTGTCGACCTGCCAGCCGAACTGCCCGGCGGCCACCAGGCGACGCTGGCAGCGTTCGATCCGGTGCAGCGGCGGGTGCTGATCCGCGTCGAAGGATTGAACCTGCCGGTTGATCCTGCGAAAGCCGTGATCACGCTCAGCCTGAAGCCAGGGGTGATGCTGGTGTGGTTGGGGGTCATCATTGGCGTCACCGGTGGACTGATTGCGGTGGTGCGACGCACACTCGAAGGACGTGGCGCGCTCGAAGGGCGGCGGGTGCGCCTGCCGCGCGGGTTTGGCGAACTGGCGCGCTTTGTAAGTTCGCGCTGATATGGCAACGCAGGATTTCTACGACATCTTGCAGGTTGCGCCCGACGCTGATGAAGAGGCGATTTGCGCCGCTTATCAGCGTCTGCGCGAACAGTATGATCCGCAAAAGTTGAACGGCGCCGCTGCGGAACTGGTCGAACTAGCGCAGCAGCGCCTGTCACGCATCGACGAGGCATACGCGACGCTCTCTGATGCGCAGCGCCGCGCACAGTACGATGCGCAGCGTCAGGCGTCTCTCCAGGACGTGCCCGATTACCGTCCGCTTCCCCCAGCACAGCACGCAGAACGCCCCCGTGATTTCAACCCCCGTCCGACCATCAACCAGCCAGCGGCGGCGGCAATTGCGGGTCCGGCAGCAGCGGTGATTGCGGTGCTGGCGATTGCGCTGGTATCGATCATTGGCGGATTAATCTTGACCGGTGGCGGAAGTGTGCCGCAAGCGGTCCCTACTCCCACAACTTCGCCGATGGACGCGCTGGAGACCATGATCGCCCGCGCCCGTCAGATTGCTGAACAGAACGAGAACGATGCGCAGGCGTGGTTGGACTATGCCAACCTCCTCTACGACAGTGTCCAGATTGTGCGCGAACAGGCGCCCAATAGCGTGCTGTATCAGCAACGCCTGCCGCGCTGGCTCGAAGCGGCAAAGGCTTATGAGCGCGTCCTCGAACTCGATCCGACCAACGCAGTCGCGCGCGGCGACCTCGGCGCCTCCCGCTGTTTCTATGGCGCCGGCGTGGGGGATCAGACGTTTGTGGTGGAGGGATTGAAGGACCTGGAGACGGCCACCGCAGCACGCCCCGAAGATACGCGCCTGCTGCTCAATCTTGGCTCGTGCCTGGCATCGGCCCAACCGCCGCGCACCGACGAAGCCATCGAGGTCTGGCAGCGCATTATCTCAATTGCGCCAACCGGATCGCCCGTCGCCAACGAAGCGCAGCGTCTGATCGATCAGGTGCGCAGGTAGAGTTGGTTTTCACAACTCTCGGACCGCGCTGTCGGTCGTTGGCTGAGCCTTGTTGAAGCTGAGCGTCACGAAATGATACCAATGACGACTGAAGATGCCGCATACTTGTCATTCCGAGCCCTTCGCTTCGCTCAGGGTAAACGCAGCGAGGAATCTGAGCAGGTCGCGCGCGAACCCTCGCGCTGCTCGGGGTGACCATGCCGGATGGTCACAGGTAATTGGTATGAGATGGACGCCACAGCGTTTTGCTGCGCGTTGCAGCGCTGTGTCGAGCGTTGCCGGCGGCAACCCATTGCGCATCGCCAGCTCCAGGTACGCGGCATCGTAGGTGGACCGCCCCTGTTCACGCGCGAGCGCGACACCATTGCTCAGCATTCGAGGCGCTGCGAGCGCTTCTATTTCAATCGGCAACACCCGAATCAACCATAGAAAGCGATTGCTTTCCGCCTGGCTCAACCTTCCACGTCGTTCAGCGCCGAGCAAGGCGCTTCCGATCTCCAGAGACCAGATCGCAGGAACCAGCGCTGAGGTTTGCGCCAACCGATCCAGTGCCACATCAGCCAGATCGCTGCTCTCGTCCTCAAAACACCAGGCAAGCGTGATAGATGCATCAAGGACAAACCGCTGATCGACGCTCATGATCGCCCTTCCTCGATCAACTCGCGCGTGGTTGTTCCGCTCAGGCGCCGCCCTTTGCGAAATGCCCGGAGTTCGGCGATGACCTTGGTGTATGGACGTGTGGAGGTTTCTTCCACCGGCGCAAGGATAGCGACCGGCGTTCCGTGGAAAGTGATGATCCGCTCACCCTGACGGACGCGCGCCAATACTACCAATGACGATTGAAGATGCCGCATGCGTGTCATTCCGAGCCCTTCGCTTCGCTCAGGGTAAACGCAGCGAGGAATCTGAGCGGGTCGCGCACGACCCCTCGCGCTGCTCGGGGTGACCATGCCCGATATTCACAAGTCATTGGTATAAGTCGGAGAAACATGTTAACAGTAATCCTTTTTAGACCGGTCTGCGACCAGACTATCCCGTGTCTTGCACGCTGTCAAAGATGAGGCAGACCGTGTCTGTGCACGGTTGGGGGCAACGATCTCGTCGATTGCACAACACAGAGGCTCAGGAAACGTCCCGGAATATCGCATATCAGGCGGACGCTCGTCACTCGTCACTGCCGGACAACACAACCACCTTAATTGAGCAGCA
This region includes:
- a CDS encoding N(4)-(beta-N-acetylglucosaminyl)-L-asparaginase, which gives rise to MIIIGSSNGGVGIAAGWSVLQAGGSALDAVEMATRLVEDNPDDHSVGYGGYPNLLGEVELDASIMDGTTLRAGAVGALKGYRYAISVARRVMEELPHVILVGEGAARFAAEIGMQRENLLTEHAEKVWRAGLEGRAMIDWQGVPELVAALLRRSATLTSDPERVTGTVNFIAQDRQGRIASAVSTSGWAWKYPGRLGDSPIIGGGNYADDRYGAAACTGWGEAAIRAATARSVVLYLKAGYPLEEACREAFRDLAPILRGTPNVMSLVAIDRHGNHCAMTTAEERTYVYQADGMDQFVELPRIVVTID
- the fabF gene encoding beta-ketoacyl-ACP synthase II, whose protein sequence is MKSKPTHRVVVTGMGAVTPLGIGVSAFWNALLEGRSGVSFATRYDIATIPYVIAAEVRDFDPRDHMDAKAARRMARFAQFAVAAAGEALRDSGLNLDAIDRTQIAVDVGTSLGGTAEVEEQALTFETRGRRRVDAFYMPTFISNMASCQVAMQYGLRGPTTTPVLACATGTYAIGEAARMVHRGDALVAVCGGTDAGVTALNAMAFGVIGAIAPPGDDPARAVRPFDAHRKGTAGGEGCGILVLEQLEHALARGARIYAEVAGFGATGDAYHLTAPAPGGEFAALAINRAIDDAGLRPEDVDHISAHGTGTPLNDAAETAAIKRALGDHAYRVTVSGIKSMIGHTAGAAGALAAIGCIKSIETGMVPPTINYETPDPACDLDYVPDRARRQNVRVALANAFGFGGQNAVVLFRRYEDHR
- a CDS encoding cytochrome c maturation protein CcmE domain-containing protein — encoded protein: MATFSPPVRRAVAVKPLHLLGAAVIALAIALGYYGLTASYRPYTVSIDEATQSGRSVQLAGYLGDMGRYDADGNFVFMLQDSTGKMIPVVYAKPKPSNFEQAVSIVAIGHYDTARGVFLADDLLVKCPSKYQEMQSAARS
- a CDS encoding zinc-dependent alcohol dehydrogenase; its protein translation is MTTMKAAVVHDFQQPLRIEELPKPEPGFGEIVVKIEASGLCHTDIHAAHGDWPVKPKLPFIPGHEGVGIVESVGPGVTNVKEGDRVAIPWLGYACGDCKYCASGWETLCERQLNTGYFLDGAYAQYAKAFAKYVGIVPQGVSPLDAAPLTCAGVTTYKAVKVSGARPSELVAVFGVGGLGHLALQYAKIAGATVAAIDLLDERLQTARELGADITINAKTQDPVEELKKWGGADAAICVAVSPKAFEQAYHSLSRGGRLVFVALPADNYIQLPIFETVLKGIHVIGSIVGTRADLAETFALHAAGKTRVLYETRALDQVNEAFDDVEHGRNKAPRIVFSEL
- a CDS encoding ABC transporter ATP-binding protein gives rise to the protein MSDTLQLTVDDLSIEYGARRVLAGVSFELRTGETLVVAGANGSGKSSLLRVICGLQRPARGTVTIRMDDAVFRPAEALHLLGWVAPDLHLYRELTALENLAFFAAVRGIRCTRAELEAFLDEVGLSGRGDDLLAAYSSGMTQRLRYAYALLHRPRLLALDEPTVTFDARGVALVEQVIARQRKRGITVIATNDPREERFGDYILRLGQ
- a CDS encoding class I SAM-dependent methyltransferase gives rise to the protein MKTIARNRSQVGLTYFERVLERRRAADPVALTAFGRHVHFGFWEEPARADGSIADFVRAADALTLRIIRAGNVRSGHRVLDVGCGLGGTLALLNESFDQVELLGLNIDPSQIEQARYIACARPGNLVDFSIGDAMRLPYADESFDTVLAVECSFHFPNRERFLREAYRVLRPGGRLALSDFVPTWLMRTALWMLGGSIERIIEPSFGPFDLSYTLGVYRRTARRIGLQPVVIDDITRGLLPTFPVWRKLIRYLLPDHYGMAELFTAFGWLHRLRLMRYMVLAFEKTAHEKASGTT
- a CDS encoding cytochrome c biogenesis protein → MPRKSRSMSDRLRLDQAARILLGAWMAGIIIAMFLVVPQYVGLGDAGRIIILHVPTAWVTTVAFAVSAVYSIRYLWKRRAADDAGAVAAAEAGFLFCALATVSGMWFANIVWGTPWNWDPRETTILILLLIYAAYFALRSALDDVERRRRLSAVYNLFAAVTMPFLLFVAPRMAQSTLHPNCAFIQGSHCDGIWLELNGTRIGQLGDVVLALQGIEQRGDLVVAQVEVRMPGLREVALLEPSFELASGKPADRPEFPGQQFLLAVEGVDLANGRALLNMEAPGSGLLSNSRTFWTFMAANIGFLGLFIWLYRLRADVLLLQERLARREVAYELPA
- a CDS encoding heme exporter protein CcmB codes for the protein MDPHLSSQGAVEPAAATAPPEAPLLTAAWAVFRKDVRSELRTRYALNAVLLFAVSTVVAMSLGMGPLTISRNADLPMIHAALLWVAILFAAFTGLARAFVQEEEARTAAALRLSARPTAVFLGKLLFNLALLLLLVVVTTVLFIIMLRVQVGNPGLLAALLLAGSLGLVAATTLIAAIIARASVKGALFAVLSFPLLAPLLVVAIQGSANALAGRGWESGIGALQVLAGYTIALFTASLFLFNSVWEP
- a CDS encoding DUF4058 family protein, which translates into the protein MPSPFPGMDPYLEGELVQAFHERLAHQISVKLLPQIRPRFVALSAKRRNPCLALAGYDLLDDTQPPPPPAMRTEDLAWIDERLRAAGVRSMTTV